A genomic stretch from Primulina huaijiensis isolate GDHJ02 chromosome 14, ASM1229523v2, whole genome shotgun sequence includes:
- the LOC140957736 gene encoding uncharacterized protein encodes MLLRSIHRGTTAAGVIKQSQWRLSICRSLASNNPTKPIPTKGKKSKSRVDGKETTEEIQVTDPLFSVKEEAELRRRQLAEDDKNPALDVGPNGRPLFTSAPSISALTKDDVNTYIKFRMEELKETLPEGLPVGMVKEFETSSRTALLVRQSFIDLRDNFRRAADPLFVLNNEAPKVRKQIVLDGPVSCGKSIALAMLVHWARQEGWLVLYVPKGKDWTHGGLFYKNPHTGLWDTPVQAANILQDFMKYNKSCLQGLKCSTHDPILLGEGAGVGWTKGSDKMQISKDATLFELVEAGINNTHAAVGVVARLREELSKVTSVPVLIAIDQYNNWFTFCDYEEPVTVRSCRAVHARNLATVNAFRSMMHENMMVGVFSHSTAVGKLRQELPDVPINARINMPRYNLDEADTVCHYYLRQRLVKRESFSVDNWKKIFFLSNGNGTEFRYLVPFMR; translated from the exons ATGCTTCTCCGATCGATTCACCGAGGCACCACCGCCGCAGGAGTAATCAAACAATCGCAGTGGCGGCTCTCCATCTGCCGGAGCTTGGCTTCGAATAACCCGACTAAACCCATCCCTACGAAAGGCAAAAAATCCAAGTCGAGAGTTGATGGCAAGGAAACGACTGAAGAAATTCAGGTGACGGACCCCCTATTTTCCGTCAAGGAAGAGGCAGAGCTCCGAAGACGTCAATTGGCGGAGGACGACAAAAATCCTGCTCTTGACGTGGGCCCAAACGGCCGCCCTCTATTTACCTCGGCGCCTTCTATTTCTGCGCTTACCAAAGACGATGTTAACACTTACATCAAATTCAG GATGGAGGAATTGAAAGAGACGCTTCCAGAAGGTTTGCCAGTGGGAATGGTGAAGGAATTTGAGACCTCGAGCAGGACTGCCTTGCTGGTCAGGCAGAGTTTTATTGATCTTCGCGATAATTTCAGGCGGGCAGCAGATCCTTTGTTTGTGCTAAATAATGAAG CTCCCAAAGTTCGAAAGCAAATTGTGCTGGATGGTCCTGTGAGTTGTGGAAAAAGTATCGCCCTTGCAATGCTTGTTCATTGGGCTCGCCAAGAAGGTTGGCTTGTGCTTTATGTCCCAAAAGGTAAAGATTGGACACATGGTGgacttttttataaaaatccTCATACTGGTCTATGGGATACACCTGTGCAAGCTGCAAACATTTTGCAG GATTTTATGAAGTACAACAAGTCATGTCTGCAAGGATTAAAGTGCAGCACGCATGATCCTATTCTGTTGGGAGAAGGTGCTGGTGTTGGGTGGACAAAAGGTAGTgataaaatgcaaatttcaaaagaCGCAACTCTTTTTGAGCTTGTTGAAGCTGGAATAAATAACACGCACGCTGCTGTTGGAGTGGTAGCTCGGTTGAGGGAGGAATTGTCAAAAGTGACAAGTGTCCCTGTTCTTATTGCAATCGATCAA TATAACAATTGGTTCACATTCTGTGATTACGAGGAGCCTGTAACAGTTCGTTCTTGCCGAGCTGTTCATGCCCGAAATTTGGCCACT GTCAATGCATTTAGGTCTATGATGCATGAGAATATGATGGTGGGTGTTTTTTCTCATTCAACTGCTGTTGGAAAACTGCGGCAAGAACTACCCGATGTTCCCATCAATGCTCGAATAAATATGCCTAGGTACAATTTGGATGAAGCCGATACTGTCTGCCACTACTATCTCAG GCAAAGACTAGTTAAACGGGAATCATTTTCGGTGGACAACTGGAAGAAGATATTCTTCTTGTCGAATGGAAATGGAACAGAGTTTAGATACTTGGTTCCATTCATGCGGTAA